In one Polaribacter sp. ALD11 genomic region, the following are encoded:
- the cobA gene encoding uroporphyrinogen-III C-methyltransferase has protein sequence MYKNPKLTVVGAGPGDVDLITLKAIKVLKTADVVLYDALVNEELLDFINPEAELIFVGKRRGCYRYQQEQINDLIVERAKTHGHVVRLKGGDPFIFGRGAEEMEYAAGFGIETAMVPGISSSLAVPAYQNIPVTKRGSAESFWVITGTTKEHKLSDDVALAAKSNATVVVLMGMGKLTEIVKLFQQENKNELPVAIIQNGTRSNEKVGIGTVDTILAIVKENELSNPAIIILGEVVKHKAILANVQQEYSKELIA, from the coding sequence ATGTATAAAAATCCAAAATTAACAGTGGTTGGCGCAGGACCAGGAGATGTAGATTTAATCACCTTAAAAGCGATAAAAGTTTTAAAAACTGCGGATGTTGTTTTATATGATGCTTTGGTAAACGAAGAATTGTTAGATTTTATCAATCCAGAAGCAGAGTTGATTTTTGTAGGAAAACGTAGAGGATGTTACAGATATCAACAAGAACAAATTAATGATTTGATTGTTGAAAGAGCAAAAACTCACGGTCACGTAGTTCGCTTAAAAGGTGGCGATCCATTTATTTTTGGACGTGGAGCAGAAGAAATGGAATATGCAGCTGGTTTTGGAATAGAAACAGCGATGGTTCCTGGTATTTCGTCTTCCTTGGCGGTTCCAGCATATCAAAATATTCCTGTTACAAAACGAGGAAGCGCAGAAAGTTTTTGGGTAATTACCGGAACTACAAAAGAACATAAATTATCAGATGATGTTGCATTGGCAGCAAAATCGAATGCAACTGTTGTGGTTTTAATGGGAATGGGAAAGTTAACGGAAATTGTAAAGTTGTTTCAACAAGAAAATAAAAATGAATTGCCAGTTGCAATCATTCAAAACGGGACAAGAAGTAACGAAAAAGTAGGAATTGGAACCGTTGATACAATTCTAGCAATTGTAAAAGAAAATGAATTGAGCAATCCTGCGATTATTATTTTGGGCGAAGTTGTAAAACATAAAGCAATTTTGGCGAATGTTCAACAAGAATATTCCAAAGAATTAATTGCATAA
- a CDS encoding bifunctional precorrin-2 dehydrogenase/sirohydrochlorin ferrochelatase has translation MEQNELYPIFLKTQQLETLIVGGGFVALEKLSFLLKSSPNSKVTMVSPFFREETQELANKFGIQMLVDEYQKVYLSNKNIVIATTDNVAVNIKVYKDCKEKNILVNVADNPPYCDFYMGGIVTKGNVKIAISTNGKSPTTAKRLRQFFEDVLPENIDDLVKNLNAYRKTIKGNFEEKVEKLNEFTKSLVEK, from the coding sequence ATGGAACAGAACGAATTATATCCCATATTTTTAAAAACCCAACAACTAGAAACACTAATTGTTGGTGGAGGTTTTGTAGCATTAGAAAAACTATCATTTTTGTTAAAATCGAGTCCGAATTCAAAAGTCACCATGGTTTCCCCTTTTTTTAGAGAAGAAACGCAAGAGTTGGCAAATAAGTTTGGTATACAAATGCTTGTTGATGAGTATCAAAAAGTATACTTATCAAACAAAAATATTGTAATTGCAACCACAGATAATGTTGCAGTAAATATTAAAGTTTACAAAGACTGTAAAGAAAAAAATATTTTGGTAAATGTTGCTGATAATCCGCCATACTGCGATTTTTATATGGGCGGAATTGTGACCAAAGGAAACGTGAAAATAGCAATTTCTACCAACGGTAAATCGCCAACAACAGCCAAAAGATTGCGTCAATTTTTTGAAGATGTACTTCCAGAAAATATTGATGATTTGGTTAAAAACTTGAATGCATACAGAAAAACAATCAAAGGAAACTTTGAAGAAAAAGTAGAAAAGCTAAACGAATTTACGAAGAGTTTGGTTGAAAAATAA
- a CDS encoding NAD(P)/FAD-dependent oxidoreductase, producing the protein MITTDILIIGAGPTGLFTVFEAGLLKLKCHLIDALPQPGGQCSEIYPKKPIYDIPAYPEILAGDLTDKLIEQTKQFKPGFTLGERAETIDKQEDGTFIVRTNKGTKHHAKIVAIAGGLGSFEPRKPLIENIAKFEDKGVEYIIKEPEIYRDKKVVISGGGDSALDWAIFLSNIASEVTLIHRRNEFRGALDSVEKVQELKNLGKIRLITPAEVKGILGTDKVTGVAVEKKDEAAFIVDADHFIPLFGLSPKLGPIGNWGLEIEKNAIKVNNALDYQTNIPGVYAIGDVNTYPGKLKLILCGFHEATLMCQSAYKRIFPDKKYVMKYTTVGGVDGFDGTRKEAPKAVVKAIQ; encoded by the coding sequence ATGATTACAACAGATATATTAATTATTGGAGCAGGACCCACTGGTTTATTTACCGTTTTTGAAGCAGGTCTATTAAAGTTAAAATGTCATTTAATTGATGCTTTGCCACAACCAGGTGGACAGTGTTCAGAAATTTATCCTAAGAAACCAATTTATGATATTCCTGCATATCCAGAAATTTTAGCAGGAGATTTAACAGATAAATTGATAGAACAAACCAAGCAATTTAAACCTGGTTTTACATTAGGTGAAAGAGCAGAAACTATAGACAAACAAGAAGACGGCACCTTTATTGTAAGGACAAATAAAGGTACAAAACATCATGCTAAAATAGTTGCAATTGCTGGTGGTTTAGGTTCTTTTGAACCAAGAAAACCATTAATAGAAAACATTGCCAAATTTGAAGATAAAGGTGTTGAGTATATTATTAAAGAACCCGAAATCTACAGAGATAAAAAAGTAGTGATTTCTGGTGGTGGAGATTCTGCTTTAGATTGGGCAATTTTCTTGTCTAATATAGCATCCGAAGTAACTTTAATTCACAGAAGAAACGAATTTAGAGGAGCGCTTGATTCTGTCGAAAAAGTACAAGAATTAAAGAACTTAGGAAAAATAAGATTAATTACACCTGCTGAAGTAAAAGGAATTTTAGGAACTGATAAGGTTACTGGTGTTGCCGTAGAAAAGAAAGATGAGGCTGCTTTTATTGTAGATGCAGATCATTTTATTCCGTTATTTGGATTGTCTCCAAAATTAGGGCCAATTGGTAACTGGGGATTAGAGATTGAGAAGAATGCTATTAAAGTAAATAATGCCTTAGATTATCAAACGAACATTCCGGGAGTATATGCAATTGGAGATGTAAATACGTATCCAGGGAAATTAAAATTAATTCTTTGTGGGTTTCACGAAGCAACTTTAATGTGTCAGAGTGCTTATAAAAGAATTTTTCCAGATAAAAAATATGTAATGAAATACACAACAGTTGGTGGTGTAGATGGTTTTGACGGTACAAGAAAAGAAGCGCCAAAAGCAGTGGTAAAAGCGATTCAGTAA
- a CDS encoding 2Fe-2S iron-sulfur cluster-binding protein — protein sequence MSLDINIKITDRNGVTHDVVAPTDMAMNLMEVIRSYELAEEGTIGICGGMAMCASCQCYVKSDHELPEMSDDEDAMLAEAFHVEDNSRLGCQIQMTSEIDGLEVVLAPES from the coding sequence ATGAGTTTAGATATAAACATAAAAATAACAGATAGAAATGGCGTAACACATGATGTGGTTGCACCAACAGACATGGCAATGAATCTAATGGAAGTTATTCGTTCTTATGAATTAGCCGAAGAAGGAACCATTGGTATTTGTGGCGGAATGGCAATGTGCGCATCTTGCCAATGTTATGTGAAGTCAGATCATGAATTGCCAGAAATGTCAGATGATGAAGATGCGATGTTAGCAGAAGCATTTCATGTGGAAGATAATAGCAGATTGGGTTGTCAAATACAAATGACATCAGAAATTGATGGTTTAGAAGTAGTATTGGCTCCAGAATCATAA
- the epsC gene encoding serine O-acetyltransferase EpsC, whose protein sequence is MKEITSKKTVKNYSMCLRDAVEVFTKELINCLFDERYQQEKGELTKNKFFRILERLSIENEDCFWLDFESSFSEIRRKLDLDALAALNSDPAAKSLKEVYLAYPGFYAIAVYRLSNQLLKQEIPVLPRMMSEFAHSTTGTDIHPGAEIGDSFFIDHATGIVIGETTIIKNNVTIFQGVTLGGIQVKKSLASTKRHPTIESNVVIYANATILGGDVVIGENSIIGANVCITESTLANSVVTVQSENKIFQRN, encoded by the coding sequence ATGAAAGAAATAACATCAAAAAAAACAGTTAAAAATTATAGCATGTGTTTAAGAGATGCTGTAGAGGTTTTTACAAAAGAATTGATTAATTGTTTGTTTGATGAAAGGTATCAGCAAGAAAAAGGCGAACTTACTAAAAATAAGTTTTTTAGAATTTTAGAGCGATTATCAATTGAAAATGAAGATTGTTTTTGGTTAGATTTTGAAAGTTCTTTTTCAGAAATAAGAAGAAAATTAGACTTAGATGCTTTGGCTGCTTTAAATAGCGATCCTGCAGCAAAAAGTTTAAAAGAGGTTTATTTAGCATATCCTGGTTTTTATGCCATTGCTGTGTATCGATTAAGCAATCAATTATTAAAACAAGAAATTCCTGTTTTACCAAGAATGATGAGTGAATTTGCACATAGCACAACAGGTACAGATATTCATCCAGGAGCAGAAATTGGCGATTCTTTTTTTATAGATCATGCAACAGGAATTGTAATTGGAGAAACTACTATTATTAAAAATAACGTTACTATTTTTCAAGGAGTAACTTTAGGCGGAATTCAAGTGAAGAAGAGTTTGGCATCCACCAAAAGACATCCAACAATAGAAAGTAATGTTGTTATTTATGCAAATGCTACTATTTTAGGAGGAGATGTTGTTATTGGAGAAAACTCTATTATTGGCGCAAACGTCTGTATTACAGAATCTACATTAGCAAATTCGGTAGTTACTGTTCAGTCAGAAAATAAAATTTTTCAAAGAAATTAG
- the cysM gene encoding cysteine synthase CysM, giving the protein MKTKSIIDFVGNTPLVEAQHIFKKEGVTLLLKLEGNNPGGSVKDRAAYNMISEALRRNNIKKGDTLVEATSGNTGIALALMAKVLGVHMVLVMPENSTIERVKTMRAYGAKVILTSSELGIEGSRDYALKLKYKKGYFRLNQFDNPDNSKAHYKTTGPEIWRDTEGEVTHFVSAMGTTGTIMGVSDFLKEQNAAITIVGAQPTDGAKIPGIRKWPEEYLPAIFNRSKVDQVIEVSEEESKAMTQRLASEEGIFAGMSSGGSVATAIKVAEKLDKGVVVAIICDRGDRYLSSSLFEKE; this is encoded by the coding sequence ATGAAAACAAAAAGTATCATAGATTTTGTAGGGAATACACCTTTGGTGGAAGCACAACATATCTTTAAAAAAGAAGGAGTTACTTTATTACTAAAGTTAGAAGGAAATAACCCTGGAGGAAGCGTTAAAGATAGAGCTGCTTACAATATGATTTCTGAAGCATTAAGAAGAAATAATATTAAAAAAGGAGATACCTTAGTTGAAGCAACAAGTGGAAACACAGGTATTGCTTTAGCGTTAATGGCGAAAGTTTTAGGTGTACATATGGTGTTAGTAATGCCAGAAAATTCTACCATAGAAAGAGTGAAAACTATGCGTGCTTATGGCGCAAAAGTTATTTTAACGTCGTCAGAATTAGGAATTGAAGGTTCTAGAGATTATGCTTTAAAATTAAAATATAAAAAAGGATATTTTAGACTGAATCAGTTTGATAATCCAGATAATTCTAAAGCACACTACAAAACTACAGGTCCAGAAATTTGGAGAGATACAGAAGGAGAAGTAACTCATTTTGTATCGGCAATGGGAACAACCGGAACCATTATGGGGGTTTCAGATTTTTTGAAAGAACAAAATGCAGCCATTACTATTGTAGGTGCGCAACCTACAGATGGTGCTAAGATACCAGGAATTAGAAAATGGCCAGAAGAATATTTACCAGCAATTTTTAACCGCTCAAAAGTAGATCAAGTAATCGAAGTAAGTGAAGAAGAATCAAAAGCAATGACACAAAGATTGGCTTCCGAAGAAGGCATTTTTGCGGGAATGAGCAGCGGAGGTTCTGTGGCAACAGCTATAAAAGTAGCAGAGAAGCTAGATAAAGGTGTTGTTGTTGCAATTATTTGCGATCGAGGAGACAGATATTTATCTTCATCTCTTTTTGAGAAAGAATAA
- a CDS encoding homocysteine S-methyltransferase family protein: protein MSNIYKALQERILILDGAMGTMLQAYKFTEEDFRGERFKDYPTPLQGNNDLLSLTQPEAIKTIHGKYFEAGADIIETNTFSGTTIAMADYQMEDLVYELNYQSAKIAKEVANEFTAREPHKPRFVAGSIGPTNRTASMSPDVNDPGYRAVTFNELRIAYKQQTEALLDGGADLLLVETVFDTLNAKAALFAIEEVKEERNIEVPIMLSGTITDASGRTLSGQTAEAFLISVSHIPLLSVGFNCALGANLLQPHLESIANKTDFAISAHPNAGLPNAFGEYDETPEEMGEQIEEYLKKDLINIIGGCCGTSPEHIREIANIAAKYKPRVHSKIILESH from the coding sequence ATGTCAAATATATACAAAGCTTTACAAGAACGAATTTTAATTTTAGATGGCGCCATGGGTACCATGCTTCAAGCTTATAAATTCACCGAAGAAGATTTTAGAGGAGAACGCTTTAAAGACTATCCAACGCCACTTCAAGGAAATAACGACTTGTTATCACTTACGCAACCAGAAGCTATTAAAACCATTCATGGTAAATACTTTGAGGCAGGCGCAGACATTATAGAAACCAATACATTTTCTGGAACTACGATAGCAATGGCAGATTACCAAATGGAAGATTTGGTATATGAACTAAATTATCAATCTGCAAAAATTGCCAAAGAAGTAGCAAATGAATTTACAGCAAGAGAACCACACAAACCTCGTTTTGTAGCGGGTTCAATTGGGCCAACCAATAGAACAGCAAGCATGTCGCCAGATGTAAATGATCCTGGTTACAGAGCAGTTACGTTTAATGAATTGAGAATTGCATACAAACAACAAACCGAAGCTTTACTAGATGGTGGAGCAGATTTGTTACTTGTAGAAACTGTGTTTGATACTTTAAACGCAAAAGCAGCTTTATTCGCTATTGAAGAAGTTAAAGAAGAAAGAAATATAGAGGTTCCAATTATGTTAAGTGGCACAATAACAGATGCTTCTGGTAGAACATTATCTGGGCAAACGGCAGAAGCTTTTTTAATTTCTGTTTCTCATATTCCATTATTGTCTGTAGGATTCAATTGTGCTTTAGGAGCCAATTTATTACAACCTCATTTAGAGTCTATTGCTAACAAAACAGATTTTGCTATTTCTGCGCATCCAAATGCAGGTTTGCCAAATGCTTTTGGCGAGTACGATGAAACTCCAGAAGAAATGGGAGAACAAATTGAAGAATATTTAAAAAAAGATTTAATTAATATTATTGGAGGTTGTTGCGGAACATCACCAGAGCATATTAGAGAGATTGCAAATATTGCTGCAAAATACAAACCAAGAGTTCATTCTAAAATAATTTTAGAATCTCATTAG
- the metH gene encoding methionine synthase, giving the protein MKIKQTKYMRLSGLEPLILNENSNFINVGERTNVAGSRKFLRLIKNEQFDEALDIARHQVDGGAQIIDINFDDGLIDGKQAMVRFLNLIAAEPDICRVPIMIDSSKWEIIEAGLQVVQGKCVVNSISLKEGKEKFIWEAKQIKRYGAAVIVMAFDAQGQADNYDRRIEIAKKSYDILVDEVGFPSEDIIFDLNIFPVATGMDEHRRNAIDFIEATRWVRQNLTNASVSGGVSNVSFSFRGNDGVREAMHSVFLYYAIQAGMNIGIVNPALLEVYDNIPKDLLERVENVILDRREDATERLLDFADSVKGSKTEKTVDLSWRENPIQERITHALVKGIDAFIIEDIEQARQEAEKPIDVIEGNLMIGMNVVGDLFGAGKMFLPQVVKSARVMKKAVGYLNPFIEAEKGDKQEPVGKILMATVKGDVHDIGKNIVSVVLACNNYEIVDLGVMVAPEKIIQMAISERVDAIGLSGLITPSLDEMVYLAKEMQRQNFVLPLLIGGATTSKAHTAVKIDTQYKNAVVHVNDASRAVTVVGDLLNKKTSHLYTAKLKKDYDEFRTKFLKRGKEKSYISIKEARKRKYKIDWETSEIVKPRVLGVQTLEQLSLKELLPFIDWSPFFRSWDLHGKFPAILTDKVVGEQATIMYEEAQAMIKEIIAKQLLKPKAIFGLFEANTINDDDISIQKKGKEIAVFRTLRQQLKKREGIPNIALSDFIAPKETNKTDYMGAFCVAIYGAQELANSYKEKEDDYNAIMAQAIADRFAEAMAEYLHKQIRTNHWGYDADEGLTNDDLIRESYKGIRPAPGYPACPDHLEKETIWDLLKVEENIGVILTESLAMWPAAAVSGYYFANKEAKYFGLGKITDDQVTDFSTRKGITKEKARKWLHPTLAEE; this is encoded by the coding sequence ATGAAGATAAAACAAACAAAATATATGCGCTTATCAGGCTTAGAACCTCTAATCTTGAATGAAAACAGCAATTTCATTAATGTTGGAGAACGAACTAATGTTGCTGGTTCTCGTAAGTTTTTAAGATTGATAAAAAACGAGCAATTTGATGAAGCGTTAGATATTGCAAGACACCAAGTAGATGGTGGTGCGCAAATTATCGATATTAATTTTGATGATGGTTTAATTGATGGAAAACAAGCAATGGTTCGCTTTCTAAATTTAATTGCTGCAGAACCAGATATTTGTAGAGTGCCTATTATGATTGATAGTTCTAAATGGGAAATCATAGAAGCAGGTTTACAAGTTGTACAAGGAAAATGTGTTGTAAATTCAATTTCGCTTAAAGAAGGAAAAGAGAAATTTATTTGGGAAGCAAAACAAATAAAACGCTATGGTGCTGCAGTAATTGTAATGGCTTTTGATGCCCAAGGACAAGCAGACAATTATGATCGTAGAATTGAAATTGCTAAAAAATCGTATGATATTTTAGTAGATGAAGTTGGCTTTCCTAGTGAAGATATTATTTTCGATTTAAATATATTTCCTGTCGCTACTGGGATGGATGAGCACAGAAGAAATGCCATCGATTTTATTGAAGCGACACGTTGGGTAAGACAAAATTTAACCAATGCAAGTGTAAGTGGTGGTGTAAGTAATGTGTCGTTTTCTTTTAGAGGAAATGATGGAGTACGTGAAGCAATGCATTCTGTTTTCTTGTATTATGCTATTCAAGCAGGTATGAATATAGGAATTGTAAATCCTGCATTGTTAGAGGTGTATGATAATATTCCTAAAGATTTATTGGAACGTGTAGAAAATGTGATTCTAGATAGAAGAGAAGATGCAACAGAACGTTTATTAGATTTTGCAGATAGTGTAAAAGGTTCTAAAACTGAAAAAACCGTCGATTTATCTTGGAGAGAAAACCCAATTCAAGAGAGAATTACACATGCTTTGGTAAAAGGAATTGACGCTTTTATTATTGAAGATATAGAACAAGCAAGACAAGAAGCAGAAAAACCAATTGATGTTATTGAAGGTAATTTAATGATTGGTATGAATGTGGTTGGAGATTTATTTGGCGCAGGAAAAATGTTTTTGCCACAAGTAGTAAAGTCTGCACGTGTAATGAAAAAAGCAGTAGGTTATTTAAATCCGTTTATAGAAGCAGAAAAAGGTGATAAACAAGAGCCTGTTGGTAAAATTTTAATGGCAACCGTAAAAGGTGATGTACATGATATTGGTAAAAATATTGTGAGTGTTGTTTTGGCATGTAATAACTACGAAATTGTAGATTTAGGAGTAATGGTTGCGCCAGAAAAGATCATTCAAATGGCTATTAGCGAACGTGTAGATGCTATTGGGTTGTCTGGTTTAATCACGCCGTCGTTAGATGAAATGGTGTATTTAGCAAAAGAAATGCAACGTCAGAATTTTGTTTTGCCTTTGTTAATTGGTGGTGCAACAACTTCTAAAGCACATACTGCGGTTAAGATAGATACACAATATAAAAATGCGGTTGTGCATGTAAATGATGCGTCTAGAGCAGTAACTGTTGTTGGCGATTTGTTAAACAAGAAAACGAGCCATTTATATACTGCGAAATTAAAGAAAGATTATGATGAGTTTAGAACCAAGTTTTTAAAACGAGGGAAAGAGAAATCATACATTTCTATTAAAGAAGCACGCAAGAGAAAATATAAAATTGACTGGGAAACTTCAGAAATTGTAAAACCAAGAGTATTAGGAGTTCAGACTTTAGAGCAATTAAGTCTAAAAGAATTATTGCCATTTATAGATTGGAGTCCGTTTTTTAGAAGTTGGGATTTACATGGCAAATTCCCAGCTATTTTAACAGATAAAGTTGTGGGTGAACAAGCCACTATAATGTATGAAGAAGCCCAAGCAATGATTAAAGAAATTATTGCAAAGCAATTGCTAAAGCCAAAAGCAATTTTTGGTTTGTTTGAAGCAAATACCATTAATGATGATGACATTTCAATTCAGAAAAAAGGGAAAGAGATTGCTGTTTTTAGAACCTTACGTCAGCAATTAAAAAAGCGAGAAGGGATTCCTAATATCGCATTGTCAGATTTTATTGCACCAAAAGAAACAAATAAAACAGATTATATGGGGGCTTTCTGTGTGGCTATTTATGGCGCACAAGAATTAGCAAATAGTTATAAAGAAAAAGAAGACGATTACAATGCAATTATGGCGCAAGCAATTGCAGATCGTTTTGCAGAAGCAATGGCAGAATATTTACACAAGCAAATAAGAACAAACCATTGGGGTTATGACGCTGATGAAGGGTTAACGAATGACGATTTAATTAGAGAGAGTTATAAAGGAATTCGTCCTGCACCAGGGTATCCTGCATGTCCAGACCATCTAGAAAAAGAAACGATTTGGGATTTATTAAAAGTGGAAGAAAACATTGGAGTTATACTTACCGAAAGTTTGGCAATGTGGCCAGCAGCAGCCGTTTCTGGGTATTATTTTGCAAATAAAGAGGCAAAGTATTTTGGTTTAGGAAAAATTACTGATGATCAAGTAACTGATTTTTCAACAAGAAAAGGAATTACAAAAGAAAAAGCAAGAAAGTGGTTGCACCCAACACTTGCCGAAGAATAA
- the metF gene encoding methylenetetrahydrofolate reductase [NAD(P)H], translated as MKITEHIKKANGKSLFSFEIIPPKKGNNIQDLYNNIDPLMEFNPPFIDVTTSREEYVYIDKGEGLLDRKITRMRPGTLGICAAIKHKYDVDTVPHVLCGGFTKEETEYLLVDCHYLGINNVMALRGDAMSHQKYFEPSKNGNHFAKDLVTQIKDLNCGKYLHDVIEASNKADFCIGVAGYPEKHLESPSLQTDLKRLKEKVDAGADYVVTQMFFDNQKYFEFVAAAKNAGIHVPIIPGIKPIAVRRHLQLLPQVFKIDLPEALITDIESCKTNKEVRLVGIEWAIQQSKELLAAGVPVLHYYSMGKSDNIQAIASELF; from the coding sequence ATGAAGATTACAGAACATATTAAAAAAGCAAACGGAAAATCGTTATTTTCATTTGAGATTATCCCACCTAAAAAAGGAAATAATATTCAAGATTTATATAATAATATAGATCCATTAATGGAATTTAATCCACCATTTATAGACGTAACAACTTCCAGAGAAGAGTATGTTTATATAGATAAAGGTGAGGGTTTATTAGATCGAAAAATAACAAGAATGCGTCCTGGTACCTTAGGTATTTGTGCAGCAATTAAGCACAAGTACGACGTGGATACGGTACCTCATGTTTTGTGTGGAGGTTTTACCAAGGAAGAAACCGAGTATCTTTTGGTAGACTGTCATTATTTAGGAATAAATAATGTAATGGCTTTGAGAGGAGATGCGATGAGTCATCAAAAATATTTTGAACCCAGTAAAAATGGAAATCATTTTGCAAAAGATTTGGTGACTCAAATTAAAGATTTAAATTGTGGTAAATACTTGCATGATGTTATAGAGGCTTCTAATAAAGCAGACTTCTGCATAGGAGTTGCTGGTTATCCTGAAAAACATTTAGAATCACCATCTTTACAAACAGATTTAAAACGTTTAAAAGAAAAGGTAGATGCTGGTGCCGATTATGTGGTTACACAAATGTTTTTTGACAATCAGAAATATTTTGAATTTGTAGCAGCAGCAAAAAATGCAGGAATACATGTACCAATAATACCAGGAATTAAACCAATTGCTGTTAGACGCCATCTACAATTACTGCCTCAGGTTTTTAAAATTGATTTACCAGAAGCTTTAATTACAGACATCGAAAGCTGTAAAACAAATAAAGAGGTTCGTCTAGTAGGAATTGAATGGGCAATTCAGCAATCTAAAGAGTTATTAGCTGCTGGAGTACCTGTTTTACACTATTATTCTATGGGTAAAAGTGATAATATACAAGCAATAGCATCTGAGTTATTTTAA
- the trxA gene encoding thioredoxin, with amino-acid sequence MALEITDANFEELVLKSDKPVLVDFWAAWCGPCRMVGPIVDEIHAEYDGKAIVGKVDVDANQEFAAKYGVRNIPTVLIFKNGEVVDKQVGVAPKNVYTGKIDAAI; translated from the coding sequence ATGGCATTAGAAATTACAGACGCAAACTTTGAAGAATTAGTATTAAAATCTGACAAACCAGTATTAGTAGATTTTTGGGCAGCTTGGTGTGGACCATGTAGAATGGTTGGGCCAATTGTTGATGAAATTCATGCTGAGTATGATGGTAAAGCTATTGTTGGTAAGGTTGATGTTGATGCTAACCAAGAATTTGCAGCAAAATACGGCGTAAGAAATATACCAACTGTTTTAATCTTTAAAAACGGAGAAGTTGTAGATAAGCAAGTAGGTGTTGCGCCTAAGAATGTATATACAGGTAAAATAGATGCTGCAATATAA